The following are encoded in a window of Anser cygnoides isolate HZ-2024a breed goose chromosome 33, Taihu_goose_T2T_genome, whole genome shotgun sequence genomic DNA:
- the LOC136788129 gene encoding scale keratin-like has protein sequence MACYDLCPPKTSVAIPQPIAESCNELCARQCPDSTAFIQPPPVVVTFPGPILSSFPQQAVVGSSGAPAFGGSLGLGGLYGAGATQGSGGLCTFGRPYASPACSPYLLPRYSKKLWDTCGPC, from the coding sequence ATGGCTTGCTACGACCTGTGCCCGCCAAAAACCAGCGTCGCCATCCCCCAGCCCATCGCTGAGAGCTGTAACGAGCTGTGCGCGCGGCAGTGCCCCGACTCGACGGCCTTCATCCAGCCACCCCCTGTCGTCGTCACCttccccggccccatcctcagctccttcccccagcaagcCGTGGTGGGCTCCTCCGGGGCACCCGCCTttgggggctccctggggctggggggcctctACGGCGCGGGGGCCACCCAGGGCTCGGGGGGCCTCTGCACCTTTGGCAGGCCCTATGCTTCTCCCGCCTGCAGCCCCTACCTCTTGCCGCGCTACAGCAAGAAGCTGTGGGACACCTGTGGGCCCTGCTAA
- the LOC136788122 gene encoding scale keratin-like — protein MACNDLYPPKTSVAVPQPIAESCNELCARQCPDSTAFIQPPPVVVTFPGPILSSFPQQAVVGSSGAPAFGGSLGLGGLYGAGATQGSGGLCTFGRPYASPACSPYLLPRYSKKLWDTCGPC, from the coding sequence ATGGCTTGCAACGACCTGTACCCGCCGAAAACCAGCGTCGCCGTCCCCCAGCCCATCGCTGAGAGCTGCAACGAGCTGTGCGCGCGGCAGTGCCCCGACTCGACGGCCTTCATCCAGCCACCCCCTGTCGTCGTCACCttccccggccccatcctcagctccttcccccagcaagcCGTGGTGGGCTCCTCCGGGGCACCCGCCTTTGGGGGctccttggggctggggggcctctACGGCGCGGGGGCCACCCAGGGCTCGGGGGGTCTCTGTACCTTTGGCAGGCCCTACGCCTCTCCCGCCTGCAGCCCCTACCTCTTGCCGCGCTACAGCAAGAAGCTGTGGGACACCTGTGGGCCCTGCTAA
- the LOC136788130 gene encoding scale keratin-like, producing the protein MACNDLYPPKTSVAVPQPIAESCNELCARQCPDSTAFIQPPPVVVTFPGPILSSFPQQAVVGSSGAPAFGGSLGLGGLYGAGATQGSGGLCTFGRPYASPACSPYLLPRYSKKLWDTCGPC; encoded by the coding sequence ATGGCTTGCAACGACCTGTACCCGCCGAAAACCAGCGTCGCCGTCCCCCAGCCCATCGCTGAGAGCTGCAACGAGCTGTGCGCGCGGCAGTGCCCCGACTCGACGGCCTTCATCCAGCCACCCCCTGTCGTCGTCACCttccccggccccatcctcagctccttcccccagcaagcCGTGGTGGGCTCCTCCGGGGCACCCGCCTttgggggctccctggggctggggggcctctACGGCGCGGGGGCCACCCAGGGCTCGGGGGGTCTCTGTACCTTTGGCAGGCCCTACGCCTCTCCCGCCTGCAGCCCCTACCTCTTGCCGCGCTACAGCAAGAAGCTGTGGGACACCTGTGGGCCCTGCTAA